Proteins encoded together in one bacterium window:
- a CDS encoding anhydro-N-acetylmuramic acid kinase has protein sequence MKTLGQPMQRLLRIAQRPERIIIGLNSGTSADGIDAALVRFSGSGPGLQFKLLAFEHYSYPAEIRAQLLRASLPGQGTVDQICRLNVAVGECFAQAALALAAAAGIAAAEIDVIGSHGQTIHHLPNAEAITGVTTRGTLQIGEPSVIAQRTGILTVADFRPADMALGGQGAPLVPLLDFLLLRSPEKTRGILNLGGIANLTLLQKEGSLEEVVACDTGPANMVIDGLMQKLFAREFDAGGAVAAAGRVSPELLQQLLQHPYFDRPLPKSTGREEFGQAFVEQVIFGGLQHFLSHEDMVATATALTVETIWRGAQLLEEQAGRIEELVVSGGGAQNPVIMQGLRGKFAGASVTTSSALGMPSEAKEAILFALLANETVSGHAGNVPAVTGAAAATVLGKICL, from the coding sequence ATGAAGACGTTGGGCCAGCCCATGCAGCGCTTGCTGCGGATCGCGCAGCGACCCGAACGAATCATCATCGGACTGAATTCCGGTACTTCGGCGGATGGTATCGACGCGGCGTTGGTGCGGTTCAGCGGCAGCGGGCCGGGCCTGCAATTCAAGCTGCTGGCGTTCGAGCATTATTCCTATCCTGCGGAAATTCGTGCGCAGCTTCTGCGCGCCTCTCTGCCGGGGCAGGGCACGGTCGATCAAATCTGCCGGTTGAACGTTGCGGTGGGGGAATGCTTTGCGCAGGCTGCGCTCGCGCTGGCGGCAGCCGCGGGAATTGCGGCCGCAGAAATCGATGTGATCGGTTCGCACGGCCAGACCATTCATCATCTTCCCAATGCCGAGGCGATTACCGGCGTGACGACGCGCGGCACGCTGCAAATCGGCGAGCCCAGCGTGATCGCGCAGCGCACCGGCATTCTCACCGTCGCGGATTTTCGGCCGGCCGACATGGCGCTCGGCGGCCAGGGCGCGCCGCTGGTGCCGCTGCTGGATTTCTTGCTGCTGCGCTCGCCGGAAAAAACGCGCGGCATTCTGAATCTCGGCGGCATCGCCAATTTGACTTTGTTGCAGAAAGAGGGCAGTCTGGAGGAGGTGGTGGCCTGCGATACCGGCCCGGCCAACATGGTGATCGACGGCTTGATGCAGAAGCTGTTCGCGCGCGAGTTCGATGCCGGCGGTGCGGTCGCGGCAGCCGGCAGGGTTTCACCGGAGTTGCTGCAGCAATTGTTGCAGCATCCTTATTTTGACCGGCCGCTGCCGAAATCCACCGGCCGCGAGGAGTTTGGCCAGGCGTTTGTCGAACAAGTGATCTTTGGTGGATTGCAGCATTTCCTCTCGCATGAGGACATGGTGGCAACCGCCACGGCATTGACGGTCGAGACGATCTGGCGGGGCGCACAGCTTTTAGAGGAACAGGCCGGCCGCATTGAAGAGCTGGTGGTGAGCGGCGGGGGCGCGCAGAATCCCGTCATCATGCAGGGCTTGCGCGGGAAGTTTGCCGGCGCAAGCGTGACCACTTCCAGCGCGCTGGGCATGCCCAGCGAGGCCAAGGAGGCGATTTTGTTTGCGCTGCTGGCGAACGAAACCGTGTCGGGCCATGCCGGGAATGTGCCGGCGGTGACCGGCGCGGCGGCGGCGACGGTGTTGGGGAAGATTTGTTTGTGA
- a CDS encoding GlmU family protein codes for MSLQLCVFEDEYCSQLHPLSLTRPVFDLRCGMTSLLEKVVRHYPGAGLHLFVRAYLVELVRESRPQARINQAPSGPCLFVNGRFLFETWPAAEGRPAIWRHAGKIVAMCLPEGFSATSVLAASPFALPPTPANATEHEIAGRFVDYPWDLVNNNPKELARDFAEANLGGQILGSICPGVTLLDEKNIHLAAGATIKPGVVLDAEEGPIFIDAGATIMANASLQGPLYVGKKSIIKMGAKIYEGTAIGPVCKIGGEVEETIVHGFSNKQHEGFLGHAYLGEWVNIGADTNNSDLKNNYSTVKVCINGVMVDSGSLFAGLFMGDHAKTGINTMFNTGTVVGVMSNVFGAGYPDKFIPSFTWGGVEASETYALNKALEVARRVMARRKQALTPAQENVLRTVFEMTAQERADFSGG; via the coding sequence ATGTCTCTCCAACTCTGCGTCTTTGAAGATGAGTATTGCAGTCAGCTCCATCCTCTCAGCCTCACGCGGCCGGTGTTTGATCTGCGCTGCGGCATGACCTCCTTGCTCGAAAAAGTCGTACGGCATTATCCCGGCGCCGGTTTGCATCTATTCGTGCGTGCGTATTTGGTGGAATTGGTGCGGGAGTCGCGGCCGCAGGCAAGGATCAACCAAGCACCGTCCGGGCCGTGTCTTTTCGTGAATGGCCGCTTTTTGTTTGAGACCTGGCCGGCTGCGGAAGGCCGGCCGGCGATTTGGCGCCATGCCGGCAAAATCGTGGCCATGTGCCTGCCGGAGGGATTCTCGGCGACAAGCGTGTTGGCCGCGTCTCCGTTTGCGCTGCCCCCAACCCCGGCCAACGCCACAGAACATGAAATCGCGGGACGCTTCGTCGATTACCCCTGGGATTTGGTCAACAATAATCCCAAAGAATTGGCGCGGGATTTTGCAGAGGCGAATCTCGGCGGGCAGATTCTCGGCAGCATTTGCCCCGGCGTGACGCTGCTCGATGAAAAGAACATCCACCTCGCCGCCGGCGCGACGATCAAGCCCGGCGTTGTGCTCGATGCGGAAGAAGGCCCGATCTTCATCGACGCCGGCGCGACGATTATGGCCAATGCTTCCCTGCAGGGACCGTTGTATGTCGGCAAAAAATCCATCATCAAAATGGGCGCGAAGATTTATGAAGGCACAGCCATCGGGCCGGTGTGCAAAATCGGCGGGGAGGTGGAAGAGACGATCGTGCATGGCTTCAGCAACAAACAGCATGAAGGTTTCCTCGGCCATGCTTATCTCGGCGAGTGGGTCAATATCGGCGCCGACACCAACAACAGCGATTTGAAAAACAACTATAGTACGGTGAAAGTCTGTATCAATGGTGTGATGGTGGACAGCGGCTCGTTGTTCGCGGGTCTGTTCATGGGCGACCACGCCAAGACCGGCATCAACACGATGTTCAACACCGGCACGGTGGTGGGCGTGATGAGCAATGTGTTCGGCGCGGGCTATCCGGACAAATTCATCCCCTCGTTTACCTGGGGTGGCGTGGAGGCGAGCGAAACATATGCACTGAACAAGGCACTGGAGGTTGCGAGGCGGGTCATGGCCCGCCGCAAGCAAGCGCTGACGCCGGCACAAGAGAACGTGTTGCGGACCGTGTTCGAGATGACGGCGCAGGAACGCGCGGACTTCAGTGGTGGATAG
- a CDS encoding SAM-dependent chlorinase/fluorinase, protein MLSRILPAGVMALLLGYGCGSPPTIAVLTDYGWNDPYVGALYGTILSINPEARVATITHAAPDYNVREASYMLATVANEFPAGTVFLAVVDPDAGGSRRRIIVETQDKKYFVGPDNGVFTDVIKTSGLKRAVEISNVLWYRRGVTSTTFEGRDIFGPAAAHLSNGRKISDAGKQIFDPVQFDRTPASFTDTGITGEILHRDHYGNLVTNIQAPMLAKAGWRAGMELECLVKGQFVPATFVERRGAAARGAFILILNHQGFLELARNLDSAADSLNAMAGDVVVVRTAGAGPATTTTSTAATPRVSPRTTASK, encoded by the coding sequence ATGTTATCCCGAATTCTCCCGGCGGGGGTAATGGCGTTGCTGTTGGGTTACGGCTGCGGCTCCCCGCCGACGATCGCCGTGCTCACCGACTACGGCTGGAATGACCCCTATGTCGGCGCGTTGTATGGCACCATTCTCTCGATCAACCCCGAGGCGCGGGTGGCCACCATTACGCATGCGGCGCCGGATTATAACGTGCGTGAAGCGAGTTACATGCTGGCGACAGTGGCCAATGAATTTCCCGCCGGCACGGTATTCCTGGCAGTGGTCGATCCGGATGCCGGCGGCAGCCGCCGGCGCATCATCGTCGAAACGCAGGATAAGAAGTACTTCGTCGGCCCGGACAACGGCGTATTCACCGACGTCATTAAGACTTCCGGACTGAAACGCGCGGTGGAGATCAGCAATGTGTTGTGGTACCGCCGCGGCGTCACCTCCACCACGTTCGAGGGCCGCGACATCTTCGGCCCGGCGGCAGCGCATTTGTCAAATGGGAGAAAAATCAGCGATGCCGGCAAGCAGATTTTCGATCCGGTGCAGTTTGACCGCACGCCGGCGAGCTTCACGGACACCGGCATTACGGGGGAAATTTTGCATCGCGATCACTACGGCAATCTGGTGACCAACATCCAGGCGCCGATGCTGGCAAAGGCGGGCTGGCGCGCGGGCATGGAGCTGGAATGCCTGGTGAAAGGCCAGTTCGTTCCGGCGACCTTCGTCGAGCGCCGCGGCGCTGCTGCCCGGGGCGCTTTCATTTTGATTTTGAATCATCAAGGTTTTTTGGAATTGGCGCGCAATCTCGACAGCGCGGCTGACAGCCTGAATGCGATGGCCGGCGATGTGGTGGTGGTGCGCACGGCCGGCGCCGGCCCGGCAACGACCACGACGTCGACCGCAGCAACGCCGCGGGTGTCGCCCCGGACGACAGCCTCGAAGTGA
- a CDS encoding DUF4412 domain-containing protein, producing the protein MRATSCFALLMLTAGLTSAQRAQTFTGIVQQRHFAVPREILFTLAGGIAGTPTPEEEAFGFSPAQVLQQPLEQLRAAARKNGAALPADQFTYYFGESGVRVEVDLNSGHSLFGKKIIYLARPQQKQSWVLLPAQQAYLELSAEEGESVLISAKDVLQGLAQQGSASTSADELPEFKKTGEQATINGLPCLRYLAKGPGQAAELWATAAHPGLRRAFDTLLSEMKLGDLAGWQSEAWWRQAIAGVPILAKQISQRGGMHVLEITSIQPQAVAAAKFELPADYRKLDLQQLMQEILLKKFLR; encoded by the coding sequence ATGCGAGCGACAAGCTGCTTCGCCCTCTTGATGTTGACCGCCGGTCTCACGTCTGCGCAGCGGGCGCAAACCTTTACCGGCATTGTGCAACAGCGCCACTTTGCCGTGCCGCGCGAAATCCTGTTTACGCTGGCCGGCGGCATTGCAGGCACGCCCACGCCGGAGGAAGAAGCTTTCGGTTTCTCGCCCGCCCAAGTGCTGCAGCAGCCGCTCGAGCAATTGCGCGCGGCTGCAAGAAAAAATGGGGCCGCGCTGCCGGCGGATCAGTTCACCTACTATTTTGGCGAAAGCGGCGTGCGGGTGGAGGTCGATTTGAACAGCGGCCACAGCCTGTTCGGTAAAAAGATCATCTACCTTGCCCGGCCGCAGCAGAAACAGAGTTGGGTGCTGTTGCCGGCGCAGCAGGCTTACCTGGAGTTGAGCGCGGAAGAAGGCGAGTCCGTGCTCATTTCAGCCAAAGACGTGCTGCAGGGATTGGCGCAGCAAGGCTCAGCTTCCACCAGCGCCGACGAACTGCCGGAATTCAAAAAAACCGGCGAACAGGCCACGATCAACGGCCTGCCCTGCCTGCGCTATCTCGCCAAAGGTCCGGGACAAGCCGCTGAGCTCTGGGCAACCGCGGCGCATCCCGGGTTGCGCCGCGCCTTCGACACTCTGCTCAGCGAGATGAAGCTCGGCGATCTCGCCGGCTGGCAAAGCGAGGCCTGGTGGCGTCAGGCGATCGCAGGCGTGCCGATTCTCGCCAAACAAATCTCGCAGCGCGGCGGCATGCATGTGCTCGAAATCACCAGCATCCAGCCGCAAGCCGTGGCGGCGGCGAAATTCGAGCTGCCGGCGGACTACCGCAAGCTCGATTTGCAGCAACTCATGCAGGAAATATTGTTGAAAAAATTCCTGCGCTGA
- the rocD gene encoding ornithine--oxo-acid transaminase, with protein sequence MTAKEYIQLEENYGAHIYHPLDIVLERGEGVWVYDVEGNRYLDFLSAYSAVSQGHCNPRIYQALVEQAKKLTLPSRAFRNNQTGLLYKELADLCDMEMVLPMNSGAEAVETAVKTARKWGYMSKGIPDNQAEIIVCTGNFHGRTTTVISFSSEPQYRQHFGPHTPGFVFVPYGDSEALARAITPHTAAFLVEPIQGEGGILIPPKGYLAKVQEICQQNKVLVMMDEIQTGLGRTGKLFAYQHEAGVKPDVLILGKALSGGFYPVSAVVSSKAILGNFRAGDHGSTFGANPLACAVARAALRVLQEEKLVERSAELGHYFLERLRTIKSKHVKEMRGRGLFIGVELKPEAGGARRFCEALRHEALLCKETHEHVIRFAPPLVISREDLDWAFERIKKVLETMN encoded by the coding sequence GTGACGGCAAAAGAATACATTCAGTTGGAAGAGAACTATGGCGCCCACATTTACCATCCGCTCGATATCGTATTGGAGCGGGGCGAGGGCGTGTGGGTGTACGACGTCGAGGGCAACCGCTATCTCGACTTCTTGAGTGCATATTCTGCGGTGAGCCAGGGGCACTGCAATCCGCGCATCTACCAGGCCCTGGTGGAGCAGGCGAAGAAGCTGACGCTGCCTTCGCGGGCCTTTCGCAACAATCAAACCGGCCTGCTCTACAAAGAGCTGGCGGATTTGTGCGATATGGAAATGGTGCTGCCAATGAACTCCGGCGCGGAAGCGGTTGAAACCGCGGTGAAAACCGCGCGCAAATGGGGTTACATGAGCAAGGGCATTCCGGACAATCAAGCGGAAATCATCGTGTGCACCGGCAATTTCCACGGCCGCACCACCACGGTGATTTCGTTCTCCTCCGAGCCGCAATACCGCCAGCATTTCGGGCCGCATACGCCCGGCTTTGTGTTCGTGCCCTATGGCGACAGCGAGGCCCTGGCGCGGGCCATCACGCCGCACACCGCCGCGTTTCTGGTGGAGCCGATTCAGGGCGAAGGCGGCATCTTGATTCCGCCCAAGGGCTATCTGGCCAAAGTGCAGGAGATCTGCCAGCAGAACAAGGTGTTGGTCATGATGGATGAAATTCAAACCGGTTTGGGCCGCACCGGCAAGCTGTTCGCCTATCAACACGAAGCCGGCGTAAAACCGGACGTGCTGATTTTGGGCAAGGCGCTGTCCGGCGGCTTCTATCCGGTGTCCGCGGTGGTTTCCAGCAAAGCCATTCTGGGAAACTTCCGCGCCGGCGATCACGGCAGCACGTTCGGCGCCAATCCGCTCGCCTGCGCCGTGGCGCGCGCAGCGCTGCGGGTTTTGCAGGAGGAAAAACTGGTGGAACGTTCGGCCGAGCTTGGCCACTACTTCCTCGAGCGCCTGCGCACCATCAAGAGCAAACACGTGAAGGAAATGCGCGGCCGCGGCTTGTTCATCGGCGTGGAATTGAAGCCCGAGGCCGGCGGCGCGCGCCGCTTCTGCGAAGCGTTGCGCCACGAAGCGCTGCTCTGCAAGGAGACCCACGAACACGTGATTCGTTTCGCACCGCCGCTGGTGATTTCCCGTGAAGATCTGGACTGGGCCTTCGAGCGCATCAAAAAGGTTTTGGAGACGATGAATTGA
- a CDS encoding SLBB domain-containing protein: MILLFLPAAGLAVAVQAQSPSAKEDSVFSHPRREFLAQRLAGIGLNPRGELVVFGGNLFSPAPVRPPALGQILLPENYRLGPGDVLGIYLLGQAQRDFEVPVLPEGAVYIPAAGLVEVAGLTLTQARERLRQQMSRYFNTREFAATLLQAKTVVVEVAGEVRHPGRHSLSGLQTVLDAIQLAGGVLPSGSLRNIRVQNRLGAETRADLYQTLLQLQPAAPFLLQAGDRLFVPPAQRWAAVAGEVHRPAIFELRDDASDSLAGLIELAGGTTALANWQQVEWSRLEPDGRRATRMIDLAASGGVRVRHGDRVIIFSKLQDIARATVAIYGEVNSPGVYAFEESLRVGDLIKRAGGLTRAAYLLEAEVVRIDPGQPPQHETITLARKDDALATPGPILGADDQVFIRRIPEWRLGPLVEVRGEVQFPGFYAIAWGQTRLAEICARAGGPTPEASLREARLHRRSNSPQGQSAVASPIPVEMLTAFEQERLKFEFNQEAATLVSVNFEKLLRAADSREDVLLEPGDLIEFPRASRLVYVTGAVGQPGGVPLIAGGRVHDYIARAGGFGWNAGHNRIKVVRATGEVVEEKAAGTLASGDTIWVPTRGEGSTWRTLRDVITVMAQVATIYVVIDRALGN; this comes from the coding sequence ATGATTCTGTTGTTCCTGCCCGCGGCCGGGTTGGCCGTTGCCGTCCAGGCACAATCTCCCTCTGCCAAAGAAGATTCGGTCTTTTCGCATCCGCGGCGTGAATTTCTGGCGCAACGCCTGGCGGGCATTGGGTTGAATCCCCGCGGCGAGTTGGTGGTTTTTGGCGGGAATCTCTTCTCTCCGGCGCCCGTTCGCCCGCCTGCTCTCGGCCAGATTCTGCTGCCGGAGAATTATCGTCTCGGGCCGGGCGACGTGCTGGGGATTTATTTGCTCGGCCAGGCGCAGCGTGATTTCGAGGTGCCGGTGCTGCCCGAAGGCGCGGTCTACATTCCCGCCGCCGGGCTGGTGGAGGTCGCCGGCTTGACGCTGACGCAGGCGCGTGAACGGCTGCGCCAGCAGATGTCGCGCTATTTCAACACGCGCGAGTTTGCCGCCACGCTATTGCAAGCCAAAACCGTGGTCGTGGAAGTGGCCGGTGAAGTGCGCCATCCCGGCCGCCATTCGCTCAGCGGCCTGCAAACCGTGCTCGATGCCATACAGCTTGCGGGCGGCGTGCTGCCTTCAGGCTCCTTGCGCAACATTCGCGTGCAAAACCGGCTGGGCGCGGAAACGCGCGCCGATCTTTATCAGACTCTTTTGCAATTGCAGCCGGCGGCGCCGTTTTTGTTGCAGGCGGGCGATCGGCTGTTCGTGCCGCCGGCACAGCGCTGGGCCGCAGTTGCCGGCGAGGTACATCGGCCGGCCATCTTCGAGTTGCGCGATGATGCGTCGGATTCATTGGCGGGGCTGATCGAACTGGCCGGCGGCACCACGGCCCTGGCGAATTGGCAGCAGGTTGAATGGAGCCGCCTCGAGCCGGACGGCCGGCGCGCAACCCGGATGATCGATCTGGCCGCAAGCGGCGGTGTGCGCGTGCGCCACGGCGATCGCGTCATCATCTTTTCAAAATTGCAGGATATCGCACGCGCCACGGTTGCCATCTACGGCGAGGTGAATTCTCCGGGCGTGTATGCTTTTGAAGAGAGTTTGCGCGTCGGTGATTTGATCAAGCGCGCCGGCGGGCTGACACGCGCCGCGTATTTGCTGGAAGCAGAGGTGGTGCGCATCGATCCCGGCCAACCGCCGCAGCACGAGACCATCACGCTCGCCAGGAAAGACGACGCGCTGGCAACGCCTGGTCCGATTTTGGGCGCGGATGATCAGGTCTTTATCCGCCGCATTCCGGAATGGCGCCTCGGTCCGCTGGTGGAAGTGCGCGGCGAAGTGCAATTCCCCGGCTTCTATGCGATCGCATGGGGGCAAACGCGGCTGGCGGAGATTTGCGCCCGGGCCGGCGGCCCGACGCCAGAGGCCTCGCTGCGCGAAGCGCGCTTGCATCGCCGCAGCAACAGCCCGCAAGGCCAGAGTGCCGTCGCCAGTCCGATTCCGGTCGAGATGCTCACGGCCTTCGAGCAGGAAAGGTTGAAATTCGAATTCAACCAGGAAGCGGCCACGCTCGTCAGCGTGAATTTCGAAAAACTGCTGCGCGCGGCCGACAGCCGCGAGGATGTTCTGCTCGAGCCGGGCGACCTCATCGAGTTCCCGCGCGCGAGCCGGCTGGTGTATGTAACCGGCGCGGTGGGACAGCCCGGCGGGGTGCCGCTGATTGCCGGCGGCCGGGTGCATGACTATATTGCCCGCGCCGGCGGGTTCGGCTGGAACGCCGGCCACAACCGCATCAAAGTGGTGCGCGCCACCGGCGAAGTCGTGGAGGAGAAAGCCGCCGGTACGCTCGCGAGCGGCGATACTATTTGGGTGCCGACGCGCGGCGAAGGCAGCACCTGGAGAACACTGCGCGATGTGATAACGGTGATGGCGCAAGTGGCGACCATCTATGTGGTGATCGATCGCGCGCTGGGGAACTGA
- a CDS encoding glycoside hydrolase family 13 protein, with amino-acid sequence MPAFCRCRRALPLCRTSFLLLSFLLVACQSHKPPVGPEVPEWARGAVWYQIFPERFRNGDPANDPTFRDTFGSWPHDTVSAWQCSPWTADWYQLQPWETANGRSFNYNAGRRRFGGDVQGIIDGVDYLHELGVTAIYLNPMFESPTLHKYDTELYHHIDNNFGPRPESDRALWASENFADPTTWQWSTADTLFLRLIQEVHRRGMRIIIDGVFNHMGVTHPAFRDVMKNGRQSPYADWFIIKSWDDPATPANEFEYQGWYGVKDLPEVRREGDNLAAGPRRLFQAVVQRWMDPNGDGDPSDGIDGWRLDVAELVPKGFWREFRQWVRAINPEAYLTGEVWWEDYGQNKMFNAAPWLQGDIFDAVMNYRFADGLLRYFVDTHNRYATRDLQAHLQQIFTDYPAAVHAGMMNLLGSHDTERLASMVVNPNRVIDHDSGVERHSNFQTRRPTAEERETQKLLIAFQMLFPGAPMIYYGDEAGMWGADDPDNRKPMVWPDLIYAPEQALPDGGERPEDLVYFDWDLFDFYQTLLALRRAQEALRRGDHRFEEAGGSDHVVAFSRNHAGESILCLFNRVLTPQEVVLPARFQSHQTLYGEKNLISVGENRHVLAGKAVVVVLAKAL; translated from the coding sequence ATGCCCGCCTTTTGCCGCTGCCGACGCGCACTCCCGCTGTGCCGCACCTCGTTCCTGCTACTGAGCTTTCTGTTGGTTGCCTGCCAATCTCACAAACCGCCAGTTGGTCCCGAGGTGCCGGAATGGGCCCGGGGCGCCGTGTGGTATCAAATTTTTCCCGAACGCTTTCGCAATGGCGATCCCGCCAATGATCCCACCTTTCGCGATACCTTCGGCTCGTGGCCGCACGACACGGTGTCGGCCTGGCAGTGCAGTCCATGGACCGCGGATTGGTACCAGCTTCAGCCCTGGGAAACAGCCAACGGCCGGAGCTTCAACTACAACGCCGGCCGGCGCCGGTTCGGCGGCGATGTGCAGGGCATCATCGACGGAGTGGATTATCTGCACGAGCTGGGCGTCACCGCGATCTATCTGAATCCCATGTTCGAATCGCCGACGCTGCACAAATACGACACCGAACTGTATCATCACATCGACAACAATTTCGGTCCGCGTCCTGAGAGCGATCGTGCCCTCTGGGCCAGCGAAAACTTCGCGGACCCCACCACCTGGCAGTGGAGTACGGCGGATACCCTGTTTCTCAGACTAATTCAGGAAGTGCATCGCCGCGGCATGCGCATTATCATCGACGGCGTGTTCAATCACATGGGCGTGACCCATCCGGCTTTTCGTGACGTGATGAAGAACGGCCGGCAGTCGCCTTATGCCGATTGGTTCATCATCAAAAGCTGGGATGACCCGGCCACACCCGCGAACGAATTCGAGTATCAAGGCTGGTATGGCGTGAAAGACCTGCCGGAGGTGCGGCGCGAGGGCGACAATCTCGCCGCCGGGCCGCGCCGGCTCTTTCAGGCGGTGGTGCAGCGCTGGATGGATCCCAACGGCGACGGCGATCCCTCCGACGGCATTGACGGCTGGCGCCTCGATGTTGCGGAATTGGTGCCCAAGGGCTTCTGGCGCGAGTTTCGGCAGTGGGTGCGCGCGATCAATCCTGAGGCCTATCTCACCGGCGAAGTGTGGTGGGAGGATTACGGCCAAAACAAGATGTTCAACGCCGCGCCCTGGCTGCAGGGTGACATCTTCGACGCGGTGATGAACTACCGCTTTGCCGACGGACTGCTGCGGTATTTCGTCGACACGCACAACCGTTACGCGACGCGGGATTTGCAGGCACATCTGCAGCAGATCTTCACGGATTATCCGGCCGCGGTGCACGCGGGAATGATGAACCTGCTGGGCAGCCACGACACCGAGCGGCTGGCCTCGATGGTGGTGAATCCCAATCGCGTGATCGATCATGACAGCGGTGTGGAGCGCCATTCCAACTTTCAAACACGCAGGCCCACGGCGGAAGAGCGCGAGACGCAGAAGCTGCTCATCGCGTTTCAGATGCTCTTTCCCGGCGCGCCGATGATTTACTATGGCGATGAAGCCGGCATGTGGGGCGCGGATGATCCCGACAACCGCAAGCCCATGGTGTGGCCGGATCTGATCTACGCACCGGAGCAGGCGCTGCCCGATGGCGGCGAACGGCCGGAGGATTTGGTTTATTTCGATTGGGATTTGTTCGACTTCTACCAAACTCTGTTGGCGCTGCGCCGCGCGCAGGAAGCGCTGCGCCGCGGTGATCACCGCTTTGAGGAAGCCGGCGGCAGCGACCATGTGGTCGCCTTCAGTCGCAACCACGCTGGCGAGAGCATTCTGTGTTTGTTCAATCGCGTGCTCACCCCGCAAGAGGTGGTTTTGCCGGCGCGTTTTCAGTCCCATCAAACGTTGTATGGCGAAAAGAATCTCATCTCGGTTGGGGAGAATCGCCACGTGCTGGCGGGCAAGGCGGTGGTGGTGGTGCTTGCCAAAGCACTTTGA
- a CDS encoding PEGA domain-containing protein, producing MRTLLTLQTLVPAGNPRPVAFGTIVTGLLLALLLAAPAGRSQSVSLTKPQIAVLNLESRGVDENETATLSDRLRNELVKTEAFVVVDREYMDRTLAEQGFQMTGCTLQQCAVEAGQILNVRKIVIGSIGKVGGTYAINIHLIDVASGRMEQSFKQDHRGRIDGLLPVLEKLAVEMAEKAAGSSPTSGQAQRKYRLKIFSHPSGAEVIINGKAMGKTPLAGNVPHARKLNLVIRRAGYTEWQKSITMEDNLQVNAELAPLKTGSSKTWLWVAGGVGAAALGTAAYVYLAGRESNGGNNESLPAFPWPPK from the coding sequence ATGCGAACCCTACTCACGCTGCAAACACTCGTTCCGGCGGGAAATCCCCGGCCGGTTGCATTCGGCACGATCGTGACGGGCCTGCTGCTCGCGCTGTTACTGGCAGCGCCCGCCGGCCGGAGCCAGTCTGTTTCACTCACCAAGCCGCAGATCGCGGTGTTGAACTTGGAAAGCCGGGGCGTTGACGAAAACGAGACCGCCACTCTGAGCGACCGATTGCGCAATGAATTGGTGAAAACGGAGGCCTTTGTGGTCGTCGATCGTGAGTATATGGATCGGACGCTGGCGGAGCAGGGCTTTCAAATGACAGGCTGCACCCTGCAGCAGTGCGCGGTCGAGGCGGGCCAGATTCTGAATGTGAGAAAGATCGTCATCGGCTCGATTGGCAAAGTGGGCGGCACCTACGCCATCAATATTCACCTGATCGATGTTGCCTCGGGCCGGATGGAGCAGTCCTTCAAACAGGACCATCGCGGCAGAATCGACGGCTTGTTGCCGGTGCTGGAAAAACTGGCAGTCGAGATGGCCGAGAAGGCGGCAGGCTCCTCCCCAACGAGTGGCCAGGCACAGCGCAAGTATCGCCTCAAGATTTTTTCCCACCCCTCGGGCGCGGAGGTGATTATCAACGGCAAAGCCATGGGCAAAACGCCGTTGGCCGGCAATGTGCCGCACGCGCGCAAACTCAATCTCGTCATTCGGCGCGCGGGCTATACCGAGTGGCAGAAATCAATCACCATGGAAGATAATCTGCAAGTGAATGCCGAGCTGGCGCCGCTCAAGACAGGATCATCCAAGACTTGGTTGTGGGTGGCGGGCGGGGTGGGCGCCGCGGCGCTTGGCACGGCCGCGTATGTGTACCTTGCCGGCCGCGAATCAAACGGAGGGAACAACGAAAGCTTGCCGGCCTTTCCCTGGCCGCCGAAGTGA
- a CDS encoding BrnA antitoxin family protein: MSTLEVPKFNTYEEEAAFWDNLDTAPCMEDGGEWFRFETPNKRALRVAILPDLAAELAQRARAQGVSLETLVNTLLIDRVRESTLSS, from the coding sequence ATGAGCACATTGGAAGTCCCCAAATTCAACACCTACGAAGAAGAAGCCGCTTTTTGGGATAACCTTGATACCGCGCCCTGCATGGAAGATGGCGGCGAGTGGTTTCGCTTTGAGACGCCGAACAAGCGGGCGTTGCGCGTGGCGATTTTGCCGGATCTTGCGGCGGAGTTGGCGCAACGCGCGCGGGCGCAAGGCGTTTCGCTTGAGACATTGGTCAACACACTGCTGATCGATCGTGTGCGCGAGTCGACTCTTTCGAGTTGA
- a CDS encoding PIN domain-containing protein codes for MTREDDYFQLLLSQPIWSEYRAVADWLIPASKQPEKDRILEILRLQAAWIQPASRLQACSDISDNRFLECAVDGKADYLVAKNIRHFPPQEYAGVKIVRIRKFLEVLERMEKEIS; via the coding sequence ATGACGCGCGAAGATGATTATTTTCAGTTGTTGCTATCCCAGCCGATTTGGAGTGAATATCGCGCTGTCGCCGATTGGCTGATCCCCGCGTCAAAACAACCGGAGAAGGATCGCATTTTGGAGATTTTGCGCCTTCAAGCCGCCTGGATTCAACCAGCCAGCCGGCTGCAAGCCTGCTCAGACATTTCAGACAATCGTTTTCTGGAATGTGCTGTTGACGGCAAAGCGGATTACCTTGTAGCAAAGAATATTCGTCATTTTCCTCCGCAGGAATATGCCGGTGTGAAAATTGTTCGAATCCGTAAATTCCTGGAGGTTCTCGAAAGAATGGAGAAGGAAATTTCATAA